A genomic window from Gossypium hirsutum isolate 1008001.06 chromosome D10, Gossypium_hirsutum_v2.1, whole genome shotgun sequence includes:
- the LOC107916188 gene encoding two-component response regulator ARR2 isoform X2 — protein MNVSSVKGSMSISSSTSTWKAGDTISDQFPAGLRVLVVDDDPTCLMILEKMLIACLYKVTKCNRAETALSKLRENKNGYDIVLSDVHMPDMDGFKLLEHIGLEMDLPVIMMSADDGKQVVMKGVTHGACDYLIKPVRIEALKNIWQHVVRKRKNEWKEFEQSGSVEEGDRQPKQSDDADYSSSANEGNWKGSKRRKDEEEETDERDDTSTLKKPRVVWSVELHQQFVAAVNQLGIDTVPKKILELMNVPGLTRENVASHLQKYRLYLRRLSGVSQHQSNLSTIISAQDPTFGSLSSLSGLDLQTLAATGQLPAQSLARLQAAGLGRATAKSAIPITLVDQRNIFSFENPKLRFGEGQQQHMTNKQQVNLLHGIPTTMEPKQLVSLRHAAQSVGNMNMQVPPHGPQSGQNNPLLMQMGQQQQQQQQSRGQILVDSTINHAPRLSSMGQPILSNGMATNVSSRSGIPENIRAPGYSQTPSMLNFPMNHASELPGNCFPLGSTPGVSNLTSKGAFQEDVNSETKGSGGFMPSYDVFNDLNQHKPQSWELQNVGIAFDSSQHSNSLQGNLDLTQSALGQQGFSSGQMNGHNRSAAVASKAMFSTGDVKELRSAQNINQHLNNLLVDNTIRVKSERVCDTSPANIFPDHFGQDDLMSALLKQQESVASSENEFDFDGYSMNNIPV, from the exons ATGAATGTAAGTAGTGTAAAAGGATCCATGTCAATTAGCAGTTCAACTTCCACTTGGAAAGCAGGAGATACAATTAGTGATCAGTTTCCTGCTGGTTTAAGAGTTCTTGTTGTTGATGACGATCCAACTTGTTTAATGATCTTGGAGAAGATGCTAATAGCCTGCCTTTATAAAG TTACCAAATGCAATCGAGCGGAGACGGCATTGTCCAAACTCCGAGAGAACAAAAATGGGTACGATATTGTTCTTAGTGATGTGCACATGCCGGACATGGATGGATTCAAACTTCTTGAGCATATTGGTTTGGAAATGGACCTCCCTGTTATCA TGATGTCAGCAGATGATGGGAAACAGGTTGTTATGAAGGGCGTTACCCACGGTGCCTGCGACTACCTAATCAAACCAGTTCGTATCGAAGCACTCAAGAACATATGGCAGCATGTGGTTCGAAAGAGGAAGAATGAGTGGAAGGAGTTTGAGCAGTCAGGAAGTGTAGAAGAAGGGGACCGGCAGCCTAAACAATCTGACGATGCTGATTACTCGTCCTCGGCTAATGAAGGGAACTGGAAAGGCTCAAAAAGGAGGAAAGATGAGGAAGAGGAAACCGATGAGAGGGATGATACTTCTACGCTGAAAAAGCCGAGGGTTGTGTGGTCTGTCGAGCTCCATCAACAATTTGTTGCAGCGGTTAATCAACTAGGCATTGATA CTGTTCCGAAAAAAATATTGGAGTTGATGAATGTTCCTGGCCTTACCAGAGAAAACGTCGCGAGTCACCTTCAG AAATATCGTTTGTATCTTAGACGGCTGAGTGGGGTATCGCAGCACCAGAGTAATCTGAGTACTATTATCAGTGCCCAAGACCCAACTTTTGGGTCACTGTCTTCACTCAGCGGGCTTGACCTTCAAACCCTTGCTGCCACTGGTCAACTTCCTGCACAAAGTCTTGCCAGACTCCAAGCAGCAGGGCTTGGTCGTGCAACTGCTAAATCCGCCATACCTATCACCCTTGTTGATCAAAGAAACATCTTTAGCTTTGAAAACCCCAAGTTAAGATTTGGAGAAGGGCAGCAACAACATATGACCAATAAGCAGCAAGTAAATTTACTTCATGGAATTCCAACAACCATGGAGCCAAAGCAGCTTGTGAGCTTGCGACACGCTGCACAATCAGTCGGAAACATGAATATGCAAGTGCCTCCCCATGGTCCACAAAGTGGCCAAAATAATCCTTTATTGATGCAGATGgggcagcagcagcagcagcagcagcagtcAAGAGGGCAGATACTTGTTGATTCCACTATTAATCACGCTCCTAGGCTCTCATCAATGGGGCAGCCAATATTGTCCAATGGAATGGCCACCAATGTGTCTTCCAGAAGTGGAATCCCTGAAAATATTAGAGCCCCTGGTTATTCTCAGACTCCTTCAATGTTGAATTTCCCCATGAATCATGCTTCCGAACTACCTGGTAACTGTTTCCCTCTCGGAAGTACACCTGGGGTATCTAATCTCACATCGAAAGGGGCTTTTCAGGAAGATGTTAACTCAGAAACTAAAGGATCCGGAGGGTTTATGCCCAGTTACGATGTATTTAACGACTTGAATCAACATAAACCCCAAAGTTGGGAGCTACAGAATGTCGGCATAGCATTTGATTCCTCTCAGCATTCAAACTCTCTTCAAGGCAACCTCGATCTTACGCAGTCTGCTTTAGGCCAACAAGGATTTTCTTCAGGCCAAATGAATGGACACAACAGGAGTGCTGCTGTTGCAAGCAAGGCAATGTTCTCAACCGGCGATGTTAAGGAGCTCAGAAGTGCACAAAACATTAACCAACATCTCAACAACCTTCTTGTTGACAATACAATAAGGGTCAAGTCCGAGAGAGTTTGCGATACCAGCCCTGCCAATATATTCCCCGATCACTTCGGACAAGATGATCTCATGAGTGCTCTTCTCAAACAG CAAGAAAGTGTTGCATCATCTGAAAACGAGTTTGACTTCGACGGGTATTCTATGAATAATATTCCAGTGTAG
- the LOC107916189 gene encoding COBRA-like protein 7, with amino-acid sequence MAFYLNCNTHFFFKFSLLFSLLSFSFSQSDVVEAPSPAADSCNGIFLSYAYSSGTKLKPTDPTHQPYRFESVLTVLNNGDEELKSWKVSVEFQNDEFLVSASNAVLADGTSLPANVGNGTVFAGFPMSDLKTAIETAGDLTQMQVQVKLLGTQFGVAAPDVPLPKNIQLANDGFICPKASMQGKNEMQVCCRKDPKFKANVTIDEEFLPRQSGDLTIMYDVTRTYDSNYWAQVTISNHNPLGRLDNWKLSFDWMRDEFIYTMKGAYPYVVDSSDCIFGTQGQHYRDLDFANVLNCERRPTIIDLPPTKANDTTLGLIPNCCRNGTILPPSMDPSKSSSVFQMQVFKMPPDLNRSELSPPQNWKINGSLNPDYKCGPPVRVSPSQFPDPSGLPSNTTAVASWQVVCNITHPKGASPKCCVSFSSYYNDSVVPCRTCACGCPSNTARTCSTTAPAVLLPPEALLFPFENRTAMAQAWADLKHRTVPNPMPCGDNCGVSINWHVLTDYSRGWSARITIFNWDETAFPDWFAAVQMDEATRGFQKMYSFNGSALELNGVNNTIIMQGLPGLNYIVGETDGANPKKDPRVPGKQQTVVSFTKKNTPGINVAAGDGFPSKVFFNGEECALPSVLPTNNSNREGSTTILTIFLAVFVFIMLHQ; translated from the exons ATGGCTTTCTACTTGAACTGCAATACCcacttcttcttcaagttttcACTCCTTTTCTCCCTTTTGAGCTTCTCCTTCTCCCAATCCGACGTCGTCGAGGCTCCGTCTCCGGCCGCTGATTCTTGCAACGGGATCTTCTTGTCTTATGCTTACAGTTCCGGGACCAAGTTGAAACCCACCGATCCTACCCACCAGCCCTACAGGTTCGAGTCGGTTTTGACGGTGCTCAACAACGGCGATGAGGAGCTTAAATCGTGGAAGGTTTCCGTGGAGTTTCAAAACGATGAGTTTTTGGTTTCCGCTTCGAATGCGGTTTTGGCTGACGGGACGAGTTTGCCTGCCAATGTGGGGAACGGCACCGTTTTCGCTGGGTTCCCGATGAGTGATCTCAAAACGGCGATTGAAACGGCGGGGGATTTGACTCAGATGCAAGTTCAAGTTAAGCTTCTTGGAACTCAGTTCGGAGTGGCGGCTCCTGATGTGCCCTTGCCTAAAAATATTCAGCTTGCTAATGATGGGTTTATTTGTCCCAAGGCTTCCATGCaag GTAAAAACGAGATGCAAGTTTGTTGCAGGAAAGACCCGAAATTCAAAGCGAACGTTACCATAGATGAGGAATTCCTTCCTCGGCAAAGTGGCGATCTTACGATTATGTATGATGTGACCAGAACCTATGATTCGAACTATTGGGCGCAGGTTACTATCTCGAACCATAACCCCCTTGGGCGTCTTGATAATTGGAAGTTGAGCTTTGATTGGATGAGGGATGAGTTTATATATACCATGAAAGGGGCTTATCCATATGTCGTTGATTCATCTGACTGCATATTTGGCACGCAAGGACAACACTATAGAGATCTAGACTTTGCCAATGTGTTGAATTGTGAGAGGAGGCCAACAATTATCGATCTGCCACCTACAAAGGCCAATGATACAACCCTTGGACTGATCCCAAATTGTTGCCGAAATGGTACAATATTGCCGCCATCAATGGACCCTAGCAAGTCAAGTTCAGTATTCCAGATGCAGGTCTTTAAGATGCCACCAGACCTCAACCGCTCTGAGCTTTCTCCTCCACAAAATTGGAAGATCAATGGCTCATTGAACCCTGATTACAAATGTGGCCCACCAGTTCGTGTAAGCCCTAGCCAATTCCCAGACCCAAGTGGCTTGCCATCAAATACGACCGCAGTTGCTAGCTGGCAGGTGGTCTGCAATATTACACATCCCAAGGGTGCAAGCCCCAAGTGCTGTGTGTCCTTTTCTTCCTACTACAACGATTCAGTTGTTCCCTGCAGAACTTGTGCATGTGGGTGTCCTAGCAACACGGCTCGCACTTGTAGTACAACAGCTCCAGCAGTTCTTCTTCCACCCGAGGCACTTCTCTTTCCGTTTGAGAACCGAACTGCTATGGCCCAAGCTTGGGCTGATCTTAAACACCGAACAGTGCCAAATCCAATGCCATGTGGTGACAATTGTGGTGTCAGCATAAACTGGCATGTTCTTACTGACTACTCCCGAGGGTGGAGTGCTAGGATCACGATATTCAACTGGGACGAGACTGCCTTCCCCGATTGGTTTGCTGCGGTACAAATGGATGAAGCGACCCGAGGGTTTCAAAAGATGTATTCCTTCAATGGAAGTGCCTTGGAATTGAATGGTGTTAACAATACTATAATCATGCAAGGTCTTCCTGGATTAAACTACATTGTAGGAGAAACTGATGGAGCCAACCCAAAGAAAGATCCAAGGGTGCCTGGAAAACAACAAACTGTGGTCTCGTTTACCAAGAAAAATACCCCCGGCATTAACGTAGCTGCAGGTGATGGATTTCCCTCTAAAGTGTTTTTCAACGGCGAGGAATGCGCTCTACCTTCAGTATTGCCAACAAACAACAGTAACAGAGAGGGCTCCACTACAATACTCACAATCTTCCTTGCAGTTTTTGTGTTCATAATGTTGCATCAATAG
- the LOC107916188 gene encoding two-component response regulator ARR2 isoform X1, translated as MNVSSVKGSMSISSSTSTWKAGDTISDQFPAGLRVLVVDDDPTCLMILEKMLIACLYKVTKCNRAETALSKLRENKNGYDIVLSDVHMPDMDGFKLLEHIGLEMDLPVIMMSADDGKQVVMKGVTHGACDYLIKPVRIEALKNIWQHVVRKRKNEWKEFEQSGSVEEGDRQPKQSDDADYSSSANEGNWKGSKRRKDEEEETDERDDTSTLKKPRVVWSVELHQQFVAAVNQLGIDKAVPKKILELMNVPGLTRENVASHLQKYRLYLRRLSGVSQHQSNLSTIISAQDPTFGSLSSLSGLDLQTLAATGQLPAQSLARLQAAGLGRATAKSAIPITLVDQRNIFSFENPKLRFGEGQQQHMTNKQQVNLLHGIPTTMEPKQLVSLRHAAQSVGNMNMQVPPHGPQSGQNNPLLMQMGQQQQQQQQSRGQILVDSTINHAPRLSSMGQPILSNGMATNVSSRSGIPENIRAPGYSQTPSMLNFPMNHASELPGNCFPLGSTPGVSNLTSKGAFQEDVNSETKGSGGFMPSYDVFNDLNQHKPQSWELQNVGIAFDSSQHSNSLQGNLDLTQSALGQQGFSSGQMNGHNRSAAVASKAMFSTGDVKELRSAQNINQHLNNLLVDNTIRVKSERVCDTSPANIFPDHFGQDDLMSALLKQQESVASSENEFDFDGYSMNNIPV; from the exons ATGAATGTAAGTAGTGTAAAAGGATCCATGTCAATTAGCAGTTCAACTTCCACTTGGAAAGCAGGAGATACAATTAGTGATCAGTTTCCTGCTGGTTTAAGAGTTCTTGTTGTTGATGACGATCCAACTTGTTTAATGATCTTGGAGAAGATGCTAATAGCCTGCCTTTATAAAG TTACCAAATGCAATCGAGCGGAGACGGCATTGTCCAAACTCCGAGAGAACAAAAATGGGTACGATATTGTTCTTAGTGATGTGCACATGCCGGACATGGATGGATTCAAACTTCTTGAGCATATTGGTTTGGAAATGGACCTCCCTGTTATCA TGATGTCAGCAGATGATGGGAAACAGGTTGTTATGAAGGGCGTTACCCACGGTGCCTGCGACTACCTAATCAAACCAGTTCGTATCGAAGCACTCAAGAACATATGGCAGCATGTGGTTCGAAAGAGGAAGAATGAGTGGAAGGAGTTTGAGCAGTCAGGAAGTGTAGAAGAAGGGGACCGGCAGCCTAAACAATCTGACGATGCTGATTACTCGTCCTCGGCTAATGAAGGGAACTGGAAAGGCTCAAAAAGGAGGAAAGATGAGGAAGAGGAAACCGATGAGAGGGATGATACTTCTACGCTGAAAAAGCCGAGGGTTGTGTGGTCTGTCGAGCTCCATCAACAATTTGTTGCAGCGGTTAATCAACTAGGCATTGATA AAGCTGTTCCGAAAAAAATATTGGAGTTGATGAATGTTCCTGGCCTTACCAGAGAAAACGTCGCGAGTCACCTTCAG AAATATCGTTTGTATCTTAGACGGCTGAGTGGGGTATCGCAGCACCAGAGTAATCTGAGTACTATTATCAGTGCCCAAGACCCAACTTTTGGGTCACTGTCTTCACTCAGCGGGCTTGACCTTCAAACCCTTGCTGCCACTGGTCAACTTCCTGCACAAAGTCTTGCCAGACTCCAAGCAGCAGGGCTTGGTCGTGCAACTGCTAAATCCGCCATACCTATCACCCTTGTTGATCAAAGAAACATCTTTAGCTTTGAAAACCCCAAGTTAAGATTTGGAGAAGGGCAGCAACAACATATGACCAATAAGCAGCAAGTAAATTTACTTCATGGAATTCCAACAACCATGGAGCCAAAGCAGCTTGTGAGCTTGCGACACGCTGCACAATCAGTCGGAAACATGAATATGCAAGTGCCTCCCCATGGTCCACAAAGTGGCCAAAATAATCCTTTATTGATGCAGATGgggcagcagcagcagcagcagcagcagtcAAGAGGGCAGATACTTGTTGATTCCACTATTAATCACGCTCCTAGGCTCTCATCAATGGGGCAGCCAATATTGTCCAATGGAATGGCCACCAATGTGTCTTCCAGAAGTGGAATCCCTGAAAATATTAGAGCCCCTGGTTATTCTCAGACTCCTTCAATGTTGAATTTCCCCATGAATCATGCTTCCGAACTACCTGGTAACTGTTTCCCTCTCGGAAGTACACCTGGGGTATCTAATCTCACATCGAAAGGGGCTTTTCAGGAAGATGTTAACTCAGAAACTAAAGGATCCGGAGGGTTTATGCCCAGTTACGATGTATTTAACGACTTGAATCAACATAAACCCCAAAGTTGGGAGCTACAGAATGTCGGCATAGCATTTGATTCCTCTCAGCATTCAAACTCTCTTCAAGGCAACCTCGATCTTACGCAGTCTGCTTTAGGCCAACAAGGATTTTCTTCAGGCCAAATGAATGGACACAACAGGAGTGCTGCTGTTGCAAGCAAGGCAATGTTCTCAACCGGCGATGTTAAGGAGCTCAGAAGTGCACAAAACATTAACCAACATCTCAACAACCTTCTTGTTGACAATACAATAAGGGTCAAGTCCGAGAGAGTTTGCGATACCAGCCCTGCCAATATATTCCCCGATCACTTCGGACAAGATGATCTCATGAGTGCTCTTCTCAAACAG CAAGAAAGTGTTGCATCATCTGAAAACGAGTTTGACTTCGACGGGTATTCTATGAATAATATTCCAGTGTAG